One Geotrypetes seraphini chromosome 15, aGeoSer1.1, whole genome shotgun sequence genomic window carries:
- the LOC117348823 gene encoding rho guanine nucleotide exchange factor 19-like isoform X1 — protein MSASGSPQVWFSPPVRIQSMELFSKKQGCPDSPPQPTVLVKRCASCPETQKTPVTREKLQEQQRQLLPAFFRAKKPRKALSSIKWSSYDDVHLCCESSLNTRQYSDSGSMEEPSNSDAAALVDSSCFTATAAGRESPEVSSPSALLSATFPRGAVKAQSSATEATAVKSSSPEASFLGNLSKRGTKKAKKCKRRESKYIHCQPLYQEYWVACTTADGKPKEQRFGLETPLSIAGFISSSLLGASSQMSPRDYTSFWQDIPEVKTKGLLGKISPQRHQLQETIFEVITSEASYLRSLSVAVNHFQKSSNLLQLLGPRDMHILFSNLQQVKEVGERFLLDLEDQLESDVFLPEIGELILRHCPAFQKVYIPYVTNQMYQEQLIQQLMRENAKFPQVLRQLEEQPVCQRQPLKSFLVLPFQRITRLKILLQGILKLALALSDSGLAQSVDNALQAIAQIVSACNENVKCMKQTEELVVLEKQMEFLEVKLIPLISRGRWLVRQGELVHTLILDSGVGHKLRLSSKPCHLHLFSDLLLLSRKREDGRFSVQDYAQIWHVKVEPIAVPALPDTSFLLCLTQNHKGTGSKYLLTTGSLAEKQQWVSLISIQVSSVLPK, from the exons GTCTGGTTTTCCCCTCCGGTTAGGATACAATCCATGGAACTTTTCTCTAAGAAGCaaggctgccccgactctcccccACAGCCCACTGTTTTAGTGAAGAGATGCGCCTCTTGCCCAGAAACTCAGAAGACCCCCGTTACCCGTGAAAAGTTGCAAGAGCAGCAGCGCCAGCTTCTGCCGGCGTTCTTCCGGGCCAAGAAACCCAGGAAAGCCCTCTCCTCAATTAAGTGGTCCTCGTACGATGATGTCCATCTCTGCTGTGAGAGCTCACTAAACACTCGGCAATATTCTGACAGTGGGAGTATGGAGG AGCCTTCTAACAGTGATGCTGCTGCTTTGGTGGATTCCAGCTGTTTTACTGCCACAGCTGCAGGAAGGGAGTCTCCAGAAGTTTCCAGCCCctcagccctgctctctgccactttCCCAAGGGGTGCAGTTAAAGCTCAGTCATCTGCCACAGAAGCTACTGCTGTGAAGTCTTCAAGTCCTGAGGCAAG CTTTTTAGGAAACCTTTCAAAAAGGGGCacaaaaaaagccaaaaaatgcAAGAGGAGGGAATCCAAATATATCCACTGCC AGCCTCTGTACCAGGAATATTGGGTTGCATGTACCACTGCAGATGGGAAACCTAAGGAGCAAAGGTTTGGCTTAGAAACGCCTCTGTCCATCGCTGGTTTCATCTCCTCCTCCCTGCTTGGTGCTTCCTCACAGATGTCACCCCGTGATTACACCTCCTTTTGGCAGGACATTCCAGAAGTGAAGACCAAGGGGCTACTGGGAAAGATCTCCCCCCAGCGCCATCAGCTGCAGGAG ACGATATTTGAAGTCATTACTTCAGAAGCCTCTTACCTGCGCAGCCTCTCGGTCGCAGTGAATCACTTCCAGAAATCGAGCAACCTGCTTCAGCTGTTGGGTCCTAGAGATATGCACATCCTGTTCTCAAACCTGCAGCAGGTGAAGGAGGTCGGTGAAAG GTTTCTCCTGGATCTGGAAGATCAACTTGAAAGTGATGTTTTCCTGCCTGAGATTGGGGAGCTGATCCTGAGACACTGCCCAGCCTTCCAGAAGGTTTACATCCCGTATGTCACCAACCAGATGTATCAGGAGCAGCTCATACAGCAGTTGAT GCGTGAGAACGCAAAGTTCCCGCAGGTGCTCAGACAGCTTGAAGAGCAGCCAGTGTGCCAGCGCCAGCCACTAAAATCCTTCCTGGTGCTGCCTTTCCAGAGAATAACCCGCCTGAAGATCCTTCTGCAG GGTATCTTGAAGCTGGCACTGGCGCTATCGGATTCTGGGCTAGCCCAATCCGTTGACAATGCCCTGCAGGCAATTGCTCAG ATTGTCTCGGCGTGTAATGAGAACGTGAAGTGTATGAAGCAGACGGAGGAACTGGTTGTATTAGAAAAGCAGATGGAGTTCCTGGAAGTCAAG TTGATCCCTCTCATCTCTCGGGGACGCTGGCTGGTCAGGCAGGGAGAACTCGTACACACCTTGATTCTGGACAGTGGAGTGGGACACAAACTTCGCCTGTCCTCGAAGCCGTGCCACCTGCATCTCTTCAGTGACCTCCTGCTTCTCTCCAGGAAGAGAGA GGATGGACGGTTCTCGGTTCAGGATTATGCCCAAATTTGGCATGTGAAGGTTGAACCCATCGCAGTCCCTGCGCTGCCAGACACTTCGTTCCTCCTGTGCCTGACGCAGAACCACAAGGGCACTGGCAGCAAATACCTCCTGACCACAGGCAGCCT GGCTGAGAAACAACAGTGGGTTTCGCTGATTTCCATCCAAGTGTCCTCTGTATTGCCCAAGTGA
- the LOC117348823 gene encoding rho guanine nucleotide exchange factor 19-like isoform X2, with protein sequence MELFSKKQGCPDSPPQPTVLVKRCASCPETQKTPVTREKLQEQQRQLLPAFFRAKKPRKALSSIKWSSYDDVHLCCESSLNTRQYSDSGSMEEPSNSDAAALVDSSCFTATAAGRESPEVSSPSALLSATFPRGAVKAQSSATEATAVKSSSPEASFLGNLSKRGTKKAKKCKRRESKYIHCQPLYQEYWVACTTADGKPKEQRFGLETPLSIAGFISSSLLGASSQMSPRDYTSFWQDIPEVKTKGLLGKISPQRHQLQETIFEVITSEASYLRSLSVAVNHFQKSSNLLQLLGPRDMHILFSNLQQVKEVGERFLLDLEDQLESDVFLPEIGELILRHCPAFQKVYIPYVTNQMYQEQLIQQLMRENAKFPQVLRQLEEQPVCQRQPLKSFLVLPFQRITRLKILLQGILKLALALSDSGLAQSVDNALQAIAQIVSACNENVKCMKQTEELVVLEKQMEFLEVKLIPLISRGRWLVRQGELVHTLILDSGVGHKLRLSSKPCHLHLFSDLLLLSRKREDGRFSVQDYAQIWHVKVEPIAVPALPDTSFLLCLTQNHKGTGSKYLLTTGSLAEKQQWVSLISIQVSSVLPK encoded by the exons ATGGAACTTTTCTCTAAGAAGCaaggctgccccgactctcccccACAGCCCACTGTTTTAGTGAAGAGATGCGCCTCTTGCCCAGAAACTCAGAAGACCCCCGTTACCCGTGAAAAGTTGCAAGAGCAGCAGCGCCAGCTTCTGCCGGCGTTCTTCCGGGCCAAGAAACCCAGGAAAGCCCTCTCCTCAATTAAGTGGTCCTCGTACGATGATGTCCATCTCTGCTGTGAGAGCTCACTAAACACTCGGCAATATTCTGACAGTGGGAGTATGGAGG AGCCTTCTAACAGTGATGCTGCTGCTTTGGTGGATTCCAGCTGTTTTACTGCCACAGCTGCAGGAAGGGAGTCTCCAGAAGTTTCCAGCCCctcagccctgctctctgccactttCCCAAGGGGTGCAGTTAAAGCTCAGTCATCTGCCACAGAAGCTACTGCTGTGAAGTCTTCAAGTCCTGAGGCAAG CTTTTTAGGAAACCTTTCAAAAAGGGGCacaaaaaaagccaaaaaatgcAAGAGGAGGGAATCCAAATATATCCACTGCC AGCCTCTGTACCAGGAATATTGGGTTGCATGTACCACTGCAGATGGGAAACCTAAGGAGCAAAGGTTTGGCTTAGAAACGCCTCTGTCCATCGCTGGTTTCATCTCCTCCTCCCTGCTTGGTGCTTCCTCACAGATGTCACCCCGTGATTACACCTCCTTTTGGCAGGACATTCCAGAAGTGAAGACCAAGGGGCTACTGGGAAAGATCTCCCCCCAGCGCCATCAGCTGCAGGAG ACGATATTTGAAGTCATTACTTCAGAAGCCTCTTACCTGCGCAGCCTCTCGGTCGCAGTGAATCACTTCCAGAAATCGAGCAACCTGCTTCAGCTGTTGGGTCCTAGAGATATGCACATCCTGTTCTCAAACCTGCAGCAGGTGAAGGAGGTCGGTGAAAG GTTTCTCCTGGATCTGGAAGATCAACTTGAAAGTGATGTTTTCCTGCCTGAGATTGGGGAGCTGATCCTGAGACACTGCCCAGCCTTCCAGAAGGTTTACATCCCGTATGTCACCAACCAGATGTATCAGGAGCAGCTCATACAGCAGTTGAT GCGTGAGAACGCAAAGTTCCCGCAGGTGCTCAGACAGCTTGAAGAGCAGCCAGTGTGCCAGCGCCAGCCACTAAAATCCTTCCTGGTGCTGCCTTTCCAGAGAATAACCCGCCTGAAGATCCTTCTGCAG GGTATCTTGAAGCTGGCACTGGCGCTATCGGATTCTGGGCTAGCCCAATCCGTTGACAATGCCCTGCAGGCAATTGCTCAG ATTGTCTCGGCGTGTAATGAGAACGTGAAGTGTATGAAGCAGACGGAGGAACTGGTTGTATTAGAAAAGCAGATGGAGTTCCTGGAAGTCAAG TTGATCCCTCTCATCTCTCGGGGACGCTGGCTGGTCAGGCAGGGAGAACTCGTACACACCTTGATTCTGGACAGTGGAGTGGGACACAAACTTCGCCTGTCCTCGAAGCCGTGCCACCTGCATCTCTTCAGTGACCTCCTGCTTCTCTCCAGGAAGAGAGA GGATGGACGGTTCTCGGTTCAGGATTATGCCCAAATTTGGCATGTGAAGGTTGAACCCATCGCAGTCCCTGCGCTGCCAGACACTTCGTTCCTCCTGTGCCTGACGCAGAACCACAAGGGCACTGGCAGCAAATACCTCCTGACCACAGGCAGCCT GGCTGAGAAACAACAGTGGGTTTCGCTGATTTCCATCCAAGTGTCCTCTGTATTGCCCAAGTGA